In Rariglobus hedericola, the following proteins share a genomic window:
- a CDS encoding LacI family DNA-binding transcriptional regulator, whose amino-acid sequence MEPIKRPRLKDIAARVGVSTMLVSIALRGMPGVAEATRRKIKACAKQLGYHPDPALSALADYRRRSRPVASFAQIAFVTDFPKEQGLGSAYTYDFLSGAQKRGLEFGYEVTPFWLREGGLTHRQASSVLFNRGIKGLVIAPLPVESGQLDLTWKCFCAVAIGNSLTSPLLDYAAFDHHKAMQAVLERLHERGYQRIGLFLIYRSSERLRYAPLDAYMGEQHRRPPEFPLPPLLTDGMDSGEFWHWFDSYKPDVIITDAYAGIIDLLKQRGLRAPADVGVACFSRFIKENIEISSVTQDLEAIGAAAIDRLHTNLLRSAYGVPEHSYGTLLHGHWAEGTTLKKRAGRTQKLTA is encoded by the coding sequence ATGGAACCGATCAAACGTCCCCGCCTGAAAGACATCGCCGCCCGTGTCGGTGTTTCGACGATGCTCGTATCGATCGCCCTGCGCGGCATGCCCGGTGTGGCGGAAGCGACGCGGCGGAAAATAAAAGCCTGCGCCAAACAGCTCGGCTATCATCCCGATCCGGCGTTGTCGGCGCTGGCCGATTATCGGCGCCGCAGCCGGCCGGTGGCTTCGTTTGCGCAAATCGCATTCGTGACCGATTTCCCTAAAGAACAAGGGCTGGGGTCCGCATACACGTATGATTTTTTAAGCGGTGCGCAAAAACGCGGTTTGGAGTTCGGCTACGAAGTAACGCCGTTCTGGCTGCGTGAAGGCGGACTCACGCACCGGCAGGCCAGCAGTGTGCTTTTTAACCGCGGCATCAAGGGGCTGGTGATCGCGCCTCTTCCCGTGGAGAGCGGGCAATTGGACCTGACGTGGAAATGCTTTTGTGCAGTCGCGATCGGTAATTCACTGACCAGCCCGCTGCTGGATTATGCCGCGTTTGACCATCACAAGGCGATGCAGGCCGTCTTGGAGCGTCTGCACGAGAGAGGTTATCAGCGCATTGGGCTTTTCCTGATTTATCGCAGCAGTGAGCGGCTGCGATATGCGCCTCTTGATGCATACATGGGCGAGCAACACCGGCGGCCGCCTGAATTCCCGCTGCCACCGCTGCTGACAGACGGGATGGACTCCGGGGAATTTTGGCATTGGTTCGATAGCTACAAACCGGATGTCATCATCACCGATGCCTATGCGGGCATTATCGATCTTCTAAAACAGCGCGGTTTGAGGGCGCCTGCAGATGTCGGCGTTGCCTGTTTCAGCCGCTTTATAAAAGAAAACATCGAAATCTCGTCCGTGACTCAGGACTTGGAAGCCATCGGGGCGGCGGCAATCGACCGGTTGCACACCAATCTGCTGCGCAGCGCCTATGGCGTGCCCGAGCATTCCTATGGAACGCTGCTGCACGGGCACTGGGCGGAGGGCACGACGTTGAAGAAACGAGCCGGCCGCACGCAGAAACTCACTGCTTGA
- a CDS encoding WD40/YVTN/BNR-like repeat-containing protein — translation MNTSRFISVSLALLATALPASFAAQSATSAPAPQWEHTGWGGGGWFWATAYHPTKSGTIYIGLDVGGVAKTTDHGLTWKIVNNGLTNYAAYSLAVDRKNPETVYVATEDGLHKSTDGAATWKLLPSTRRAELRITGERNHSVRSIAVDPTDGNILYAATPGGKIYKSTDTGETWSVVFEKKSPGTAAPAPFHAVAVSAKNPALVVAATDDSGLVLSEDAGRTWRELDTPKKASSAMFAETDSSVMFGSFYKDGIWKSTDTGKTWTRLTEGVPANATFREIAVSPANTLDVYAIGSTVLVSNDGGKSWKQSMTLNADLTGNPTRHYNGEEPTTNIVHPMNITFNPTNPKELFISSDWRAAWSGDGGTTWHERERGADISCITDIRFSKGRAYTTAMDEGTLVSEDNGKTWRQLWPLKYLPDTSGHYWRIAVNTIDGVDQIVSAASPWNTPLRRVVFSADGGKTFTDTISGLPDYIPTANTMWGQGHPRALAVDPNDPRIVYLGLDGDATEGKSGGGIFKSEDGGATWKQLPNQPSSRRMYYGLAVDPTDSKRIFWGACAANGGVHRTQDGGKTWERVFDKESYVWNIHVTKEGVIYCGGSQLWRSTDHGTTWSQVGELPAGRSVVGIETDPRDAKTVWISQTTWNASAIGGIYKTSDAGVTWQDITGDIPYSKPQVLRFNPETNELWSGWVGLYKIKQ, via the coding sequence ATGAATACCTCTCGTTTCATCTCCGTATCTCTCGCCCTCCTCGCCACAGCTCTGCCTGCCTCGTTCGCCGCCCAGTCGGCGACCAGCGCACCCGCTCCTCAATGGGAACACACCGGCTGGGGCGGCGGCGGCTGGTTCTGGGCCACCGCCTATCATCCGACCAAATCCGGCACGATCTACATCGGCCTCGATGTCGGCGGCGTCGCCAAAACCACCGACCACGGCCTCACGTGGAAAATCGTCAACAACGGCCTCACCAACTACGCCGCCTATTCCCTCGCCGTTGATCGCAAGAATCCCGAAACCGTTTACGTCGCCACCGAGGATGGCCTGCACAAGAGCACCGACGGCGCCGCCACGTGGAAACTCCTCCCCTCAACCCGCCGCGCCGAACTGCGCATCACCGGCGAGCGCAACCACAGTGTCCGCTCCATCGCCGTCGATCCCACCGATGGCAACATCCTCTACGCCGCCACGCCCGGCGGAAAAATCTACAAATCCACCGACACCGGTGAAACCTGGTCCGTCGTCTTCGAGAAAAAATCCCCAGGCACCGCCGCGCCTGCGCCGTTTCACGCCGTCGCCGTCTCCGCAAAAAATCCCGCGCTCGTCGTCGCCGCCACCGACGACTCCGGCCTCGTGCTGAGCGAAGACGCCGGCCGCACCTGGCGCGAACTCGACACCCCGAAAAAAGCCTCCAGCGCCATGTTCGCCGAGACCGACTCGAGCGTGATGTTCGGTTCGTTCTACAAAGATGGCATCTGGAAATCTACCGACACCGGTAAAACCTGGACGCGTCTCACCGAAGGGGTGCCTGCCAATGCCACGTTCCGTGAGATCGCCGTCAGCCCGGCCAACACCCTCGATGTGTATGCCATTGGCTCGACCGTCCTCGTCTCCAACGACGGCGGAAAATCCTGGAAGCAATCGATGACGCTGAACGCCGATCTCACCGGCAATCCCACGCGCCACTACAACGGCGAGGAACCGACGACCAACATCGTTCACCCGATGAATATCACGTTCAACCCGACGAACCCCAAAGAACTCTTCATCAGCTCCGACTGGCGCGCCGCGTGGAGCGGCGACGGCGGCACCACCTGGCACGAACGCGAACGCGGCGCGGACATCTCCTGCATCACCGACATCCGCTTCAGCAAGGGCCGCGCCTACACGACCGCCATGGATGAAGGCACGCTCGTGTCCGAGGACAACGGCAAGACTTGGCGCCAGCTCTGGCCGCTCAAATATCTCCCCGACACCAGCGGCCATTACTGGCGCATCGCCGTCAACACCATCGACGGCGTTGACCAGATCGTGAGCGCCGCCTCGCCGTGGAATACGCCCCTGCGCCGCGTCGTGTTCAGCGCCGACGGCGGCAAGACTTTTACCGATACCATCTCCGGCCTGCCCGACTACATTCCCACCGCAAACACCATGTGGGGCCAGGGCCACCCGCGCGCCCTCGCCGTGGATCCGAACGATCCCCGCATCGTTTACCTCGGCCTTGACGGCGACGCCACCGAAGGCAAATCCGGCGGCGGCATTTTCAAATCAGAGGATGGCGGCGCTACGTGGAAACAACTTCCGAACCAGCCTTCAAGCCGCCGCATGTATTACGGCCTCGCCGTCGATCCCACCGATTCCAAACGCATCTTCTGGGGCGCCTGCGCCGCCAACGGCGGAGTTCATCGCACGCAGGACGGCGGCAAAACCTGGGAGCGCGTCTTCGATAAAGAATCCTACGTCTGGAATATTCACGTGACCAAAGAAGGCGTGATCTATTGCGGCGGCAGCCAGCTCTGGCGCAGCACCGATCACGGCACCACCTGGAGCCAAGTCGGCGAATTGCCCGCCGGTCGCTCCGTCGTCGGCATCGAAACGGATCCGCGCGATGCCAAGACCGTCTGGATTTCACAGACCACCTGGAACGCCTCCGCCATCGGTGGCATCTACAAAACGAGCGATGCCGGCGTCACATGGCAGGATATCACCGGCGACATCCCCTACTCGAAACCTCAGGTCCTCCGCTTCAATCCCGAGACCAACGAGCTCTGGTCCGGCTGGGTCGGCCTCTACAAAATCAAGCAGTGA
- a CDS encoding glycoside hydrolase family 35 protein, producing MTTPASVTLALGPDCFLRNGARHRILSGALHYFRVPASAWEDRLLKYRACGLNTIETYVAWNAHEPQPGRFDFTGMLDLARFVRLAGSLGLDVILRPGPYICAEWDLGGFPAWLLTDPTMKLRTTHAGYLEAVARYLDRVIDEVRPLLAHNGGPIVAVQIENEYGSYGNSRPYLEWIETALIERGVKELLFTSDGPEDSMLQGGTLPNIFKTVNFGSRANQAFAKLTEYQPAGPLMCMEFWCGWFDHWGKAHHTRTAEDAAATLDEILSAGGSVNFYMFHGGTNFGFMAGANQDERYFPTVTSYDYDAPLDERGEPTAKYHAFRKILAKHGARIELVPPTAPAHAYGNVALTETAPLFTHAATLPAVRSHDPIGQEALGQNHGFTLYRTHVSGPRPAARLHIEEVRDRAHVYQDGVFVGVLDRDQPHPGISIAIPSQGSPIDILVENLGRVNYGAIHDRKGITGGVRLQWQWLTDWEIYPLDLTQLPDALPWSPANKNAIGSCTPTFHRGTLQINTSAPSDTWLHIAGGHGVAWINGFCLGRYWSIGPQLSLYVPVSVLRSGSNELVLLETEPNEIPTATSEEKSRIKPFV from the coding sequence ATGACCACTCCCGCCTCTGTTACCCTCGCCCTCGGCCCCGATTGCTTTCTCCGCAACGGTGCGCGCCACCGGATTCTTTCCGGTGCGCTGCACTACTTCCGTGTTCCTGCTTCCGCCTGGGAAGACCGGCTTCTCAAGTATCGCGCCTGCGGACTCAACACCATCGAGACCTACGTCGCGTGGAATGCCCACGAACCGCAACCAGGTCGCTTCGACTTCACCGGCATGCTCGACCTCGCGCGCTTCGTTCGCCTCGCAGGCTCACTCGGCCTCGATGTGATCCTGCGCCCCGGCCCCTACATTTGCGCCGAGTGGGATCTGGGCGGATTCCCCGCGTGGCTGCTGACCGATCCGACCATGAAGCTGCGCACCACGCACGCCGGTTATCTTGAAGCGGTCGCGCGTTATCTCGACCGCGTCATCGACGAAGTGCGCCCCCTGCTCGCGCACAACGGCGGCCCCATCGTCGCCGTGCAGATTGAAAACGAATACGGCAGCTACGGTAACAGTCGCCCCTACTTGGAATGGATCGAAACGGCGCTCATCGAGCGCGGCGTCAAAGAACTGCTGTTCACCTCCGACGGCCCCGAGGACTCCATGCTGCAAGGCGGGACACTTCCGAACATTTTCAAGACGGTGAACTTCGGCTCACGCGCCAACCAAGCCTTTGCCAAGCTGACGGAATACCAGCCGGCCGGCCCGCTCATGTGTATGGAGTTTTGGTGCGGCTGGTTCGACCACTGGGGCAAAGCCCACCACACGCGCACCGCGGAAGACGCCGCCGCCACACTCGACGAAATCCTTTCCGCCGGAGGCTCGGTCAATTTCTACATGTTTCACGGCGGAACCAATTTCGGGTTTATGGCCGGCGCCAATCAGGACGAACGCTACTTCCCCACCGTCACCAGCTACGACTACGACGCGCCCCTCGACGAGCGCGGCGAACCCACCGCGAAATACCACGCGTTTAGAAAAATACTCGCAAAGCACGGAGCCAGAATCGAACTCGTTCCGCCGACCGCCCCCGCGCACGCCTACGGCAACGTCGCCCTCACCGAAACCGCGCCGCTGTTCACTCACGCCGCCACGCTCCCCGCCGTCCGCTCGCACGACCCCATCGGCCAGGAAGCCTTGGGCCAGAACCACGGCTTCACCCTTTATCGCACTCACGTCTCGGGTCCGCGTCCGGCGGCGCGCCTCCACATCGAGGAGGTGCGCGACCGTGCCCATGTTTATCAAGACGGCGTATTCGTAGGCGTGCTTGATCGCGACCAGCCGCATCCCGGAATCAGCATCGCGATTCCCTCGCAAGGCTCGCCCATCGACATCCTCGTCGAGAATCTTGGCCGCGTGAACTACGGCGCTATCCATGATCGCAAAGGAATCACCGGCGGCGTCCGCCTGCAGTGGCAGTGGCTGACCGACTGGGAAATTTACCCGCTCGATCTCACGCAACTGCCCGACGCACTCCCGTGGAGCCCCGCCAACAAAAACGCCATCGGTTCCTGCACACCCACGTTCCACCGAGGCACGCTCCAAATAAACACCTCCGCCCCGTCGGATACTTGGCTGCATATCGCCGGTGGCCACGGCGTCGCTTGGATCAACGGCTTTTGTCTCGGACGTTATTGGAGCATCGGCCCGCAGCTCAGCCTCTACGTGCCCGTCTCCGTTCTGCGCTCCGGCTCCAACGAACTCGTGCTGCTGGAAACGGAACCGAATGAGATCCCAACGGCCACTTCTGAAGAGAAGTCGCGCATAAAACCATTCGTCTGA
- a CDS encoding beta strand repeat-containing protein, producing the protein MKSPAFVPSLGHKSSRPLLLAASLILIASAVRGETWTPTAAATYDWDAAGNWGGGSFPNSVGGTANISADFAGAQIINLNTPITIGSLTINDTGASPDSPVEIATGTSGSLTFQVASGNATLTNSTQAVVNVISAPVVFTSDTTVALGTAAASGTTQGLTLSGGFSGAGNITVTGSSTGTGKNYLTLSGSNTSYTGNWTLSSTSGGSALAGGGISIDADTNLGAAPGSPTTNITVTSSSAAIQFTADFTLNANRNILVNSGGSIVLNKTGTGTATVAGVISGAGGVSTNGGGNTRTIKLSGANTYTGATNVTTGKLQAGSTSAFGVNSAVTIGSLSSAVLDLNSLNNTIGSLAGSGGSVTLGSAILTTGGNNTSTTYSGAISGSGGFTKIGSGTQTLSGNNTYSGATTVNAGTLALGASDRVADTSGLVLGGGTFATGGFNETLNTLTLNASSTLDFGSGLGSSLVFSASNGIAWNGTLTLLNFDIGTDSLKFGTSVTALTIAQLNAISLTGFTAALDSNGFVTFSAIPEPSTCALLTGVFTLGLATLRRRRA; encoded by the coding sequence ATGAAATCGCCTGCCTTCGTTCCCAGTCTCGGACACAAATCCTCCCGCCCGCTTCTGCTCGCCGCCAGCCTGATCCTGATTGCGTCCGCGGTCCGCGGCGAAACCTGGACTCCAACCGCCGCGGCCACCTACGACTGGGACGCCGCCGGCAACTGGGGCGGCGGCTCGTTCCCCAACTCCGTCGGTGGCACCGCCAACATCTCCGCCGATTTCGCCGGAGCTCAGATCATCAATCTCAATACGCCCATCACCATTGGTTCACTCACGATTAACGACACCGGAGCTTCACCGGACAGCCCCGTTGAAATCGCCACGGGCACATCGGGTAGCCTGACATTCCAAGTCGCCTCGGGGAACGCGACGCTGACCAATTCCACTCAGGCCGTAGTAAATGTTATCTCCGCTCCCGTCGTCTTTACGAGCGACACGACGGTCGCTCTGGGAACGGCGGCGGCGTCAGGCACCACGCAGGGACTCACGCTCAGTGGTGGCTTTAGCGGAGCGGGCAACATCACCGTCACGGGCAGTTCGACTGGAACCGGTAAAAACTACTTAACGTTGAGCGGGTCCAACACCAGTTACACCGGCAACTGGACCTTATCTTCAACCTCGGGAGGGAGTGCGCTGGCAGGCGGCGGTATCTCAATTGATGCGGACACCAATCTCGGTGCGGCTCCGGGCTCCCCGACGACTAATATCACGGTGACATCGTCCTCTGCCGCCATCCAGTTCACAGCTGACTTCACTCTGAATGCGAATCGCAATATTTTGGTGAACAGCGGCGGTAGTATTGTTCTCAACAAGACCGGCACGGGCACCGCAACCGTTGCAGGTGTGATTTCAGGAGCGGGCGGCGTTTCCACCAACGGCGGAGGCAACACCCGGACCATCAAACTTTCAGGTGCGAACACCTACACCGGTGCCACTAACGTCACCACCGGCAAGCTTCAGGCAGGTTCGACCAGCGCCTTCGGTGTAAACTCGGCGGTGACGATCGGATCGCTTTCGTCGGCAGTCTTGGACCTAAACAGTTTAAACAACACGATCGGTTCCCTTGCAGGCTCCGGCGGATCCGTCACGCTCGGCTCGGCTATCCTCACTACGGGAGGCAACAACACTTCGACCACCTACTCCGGCGCGATCTCCGGCTCCGGCGGCTTCACCAAGATCGGCTCCGGCACGCAGACGCTCTCCGGTAACAACACCTACTCCGGTGCCACCACGGTCAACGCCGGCACGCTCGCCCTCGGTGCCTCCGACCGCGTCGCCGACACCAGTGGCCTCGTCCTTGGCGGCGGCACCTTCGCCACCGGCGGTTTTAACGAGACCCTCAACACGCTCACGCTCAACGCCTCCTCCACGCTCGACTTCGGCTCCGGCCTGGGCTCTTCCCTAGTCTTCTCCGCCAGCAACGGCATCGCTTGGAACGGCACACTCACGTTGCTCAATTTCGACATCGGCACCGATTCCCTGAAGTTCGGCACATCCGTCACCGCACTTACCATCGCGCAACTGAACGCCATCTCCCTCACCGGCTTTACCGCCGCACTGGATTCCAACGGTTTCGTTACATTCTCCGCCATACCCGAACCGTCCACCTGCGCGCTTCTCACCGGAGTATTCACCCTTGGGCTGGCAACGCTTCGCCGTCGGCGCGCTTGA